The following coding sequences lie in one Deinococcus sp. JMULE3 genomic window:
- a CDS encoding carbohydrate ABC transporter permease: MNTALRYLLLGVILIFAVFPFVWTLAIALTDKTAGSSIYAFPQSLLPRRVTLHNFVDVYRTFSLGKYLWNSVVITGLTVAGTLTVSALAAYPLARFRFPGRELIFGVIVLTLVLPSETTFIVNTLTLKNLGLLGTHAGVVMPTIAGAFGIFLMRQAFLAVPAALLEAARLDGASELTILTRIMLPLTRPSLAALGIFTTVTTWNAYFWPMLVLSGAPDKAPLAVAVLKLKGQFNYDPFNIAAGAIIMMLPVLLVFLAAQRLFLRGMEGAVK; encoded by the coding sequence ATGAACACGGCGCTGCGCTACCTGTTGCTGGGCGTCATCCTGATCTTTGCGGTGTTCCCGTTCGTGTGGACCCTGGCGATCGCCCTGACGGACAAGACCGCCGGGAGCAGCATCTACGCCTTCCCGCAGAGCCTGCTGCCCCGCCGCGTCACGCTGCACAACTTCGTGGACGTGTACCGCACCTTCAGCCTCGGCAAGTACCTGTGGAATTCGGTGGTCATCACGGGACTGACCGTGGCGGGCACCCTGACCGTCTCCGCGCTGGCCGCCTACCCGCTGGCCCGCTTCCGCTTCCCGGGGCGGGAACTGATCTTCGGCGTGATCGTCCTGACCCTGGTCCTCCCGAGTGAAACGACCTTCATCGTGAACACCCTGACCCTGAAGAACCTGGGTCTGCTGGGCACGCACGCCGGCGTGGTGATGCCCACCATCGCGGGCGCGTTCGGGATCTTCCTGATGCGCCAGGCGTTCCTGGCCGTCCCGGCGGCGCTGCTGGAAGCCGCCCGTCTGGACGGGGCCAGCGAACTGACAATCCTGACACGCATCATGCTGCCCCTGACACGCCCGAGTCTCGCGGCGCTGGGCATCTTCACGACCGTCACCACCTGGAACGCGTACTTCTGGCCGATGCTGGTGCTCAGTGGCGCGCCCGACAAGGCCCCGCTGGCCGTCGCCGTACTGAAACTCAAGGGGCAGTTCAACTACGACCCGTTTAACATCGCCGCCGGGGCGATCATCATGATGCTGCCCGTCCTGCTGGTGTTCCTCGCGGCGCAGCGGCTGTTCCTGCGCGGCATGGAAGGAGCCGTGAAATGA
- a CDS encoding carbohydrate ABC transporter permease has protein sequence MQVHWRQSLMSYTFLAPALILLAVFTFYPLLYGAYLGFTEYNGARFANHLPPQWVGLRNFETVLGDPLFRTALGNSVKYLLVVPALQVASLAVAVLVAKNIPGIALFRAAYYVPVITSVSLAAVMWEWVFNREGTLNWLLRALHLTTPEAAFGWLNNEQWAFWAVMLVTFWRGFGYYMVLYLAGLQAIPEELEEAAILDGASAWQRFWRVTVPLMRPTILLCSLLSTIAALRVLEEVLVLTNGGPLNSTYTALMYVYAKAFQGFDFDYGLASAAGLVVALVALLLSALNFRFFHREEQA, from the coding sequence ATGCAAGTTCACTGGCGTCAGTCGCTGATGTCCTACACGTTCCTGGCCCCGGCGCTGATCCTGCTGGCGGTGTTCACCTTCTACCCGCTGCTGTACGGCGCGTACCTGGGTTTCACCGAGTACAACGGCGCGCGCTTCGCCAACCACCTGCCACCGCAGTGGGTGGGCCTGAGAAACTTCGAGACCGTGCTCGGTGACCCGCTGTTCCGCACGGCGCTGGGGAACAGCGTGAAGTACCTGCTGGTCGTGCCCGCCCTGCAGGTGGCGTCCCTGGCAGTCGCGGTCCTCGTGGCGAAGAACATTCCGGGCATCGCGCTGTTCCGCGCGGCGTACTACGTGCCCGTGATCACCAGCGTGTCCCTGGCCGCCGTGATGTGGGAATGGGTGTTCAACCGCGAGGGCACCCTGAACTGGCTGCTCCGGGCGCTGCACCTGACCACGCCCGAGGCGGCGTTCGGCTGGCTGAACAATGAGCAGTGGGCCTTCTGGGCGGTCATGCTGGTCACGTTCTGGCGCGGCTTCGGATACTACATGGTGCTGTACCTCGCGGGCCTCCAGGCCATTCCCGAGGAACTGGAGGAAGCGGCGATCCTCGACGGCGCCAGCGCCTGGCAGCGCTTCTGGCGGGTGACGGTGCCGCTGATGCGGCCGACCATCCTGCTGTGCTCACTGCTCTCGACCATCGCCGCGTTGCGCGTGCTCGAAGAGGTGCTGGTCCTCACGAACGGCGGACCGCTGAACAGCACGTACACCGCGCTGATGTACGTGTACGCCAAGGCCTTCCAGGGCTTCGACTTCGACTACGGCCTGGCCAGCGCCGCCGGTCTGGTCGTGGCACTCGTGGCGCTGCTGCTCTCGGCGCTGAATTTCCGCTTCTTCCACCGCGAGGAGCAGGCGTGA
- a CDS encoding sugar ABC transporter substrate-binding protein, with amino-acid sequence MKRSVKALTLGLALVASTASAQTTVTFWTWYLSPKFDGYIKDTISAFEKANPGIKVQWFDKQDSMVQDFIASVNLGSAPDVVNLNIDETQKAAQNGFLTAVNTLTSPATLRSTFYPQSLSNFTSAGNTYAYPWYGWLNEGVLLYNPDLFKKAGLTRAPRTASEMLSYAKTIKDKTGAYAWVPALKDPNTASFLGYFYAEGLPVTDGNGRAAFNTPAHASLLAQYVTLYRGGYVPEDAVRREAFQLATELYAQNRVAMIIGGPQALTRIKDTNPALYARTVVTQAPLGKAGVQTGGSMGLVIPKASKNPQAAAKLAAFFTNNANQLAFARVVPVVPTTKGAQTSTQFKTSGSDPVARATALVGASGRLINPGYRAPGNSDDLYKNFNDNIEAALLGKKTAQQALADAATYWNANLKK; translated from the coding sequence ATGAAACGTAGCGTGAAAGCCCTGACCCTCGGCCTCGCCCTCGTCGCCTCGACTGCCAGCGCGCAGACCACCGTCACCTTCTGGACGTGGTACCTCAGCCCGAAATTCGACGGGTACATCAAGGACACCATCAGCGCGTTCGAGAAGGCCAACCCCGGCATCAAGGTGCAGTGGTTCGACAAGCAGGACTCGATGGTGCAGGACTTCATCGCCAGCGTGAACCTCGGCTCGGCCCCCGACGTCGTGAACCTGAACATCGACGAGACGCAGAAGGCCGCGCAGAACGGCTTCCTGACCGCCGTGAACACCCTGACCAGCCCCGCCACGCTGCGCAGCACCTTCTACCCTCAGAGCCTGAGCAACTTCACGTCCGCTGGGAACACCTACGCCTACCCCTGGTACGGCTGGCTGAACGAGGGCGTCCTGCTGTACAACCCCGACCTGTTCAAGAAGGCCGGGCTGACCCGCGCCCCCCGCACCGCCAGCGAGATGCTCAGCTACGCCAAGACCATCAAGGACAAGACCGGCGCGTACGCCTGGGTGCCCGCCCTGAAAGACCCCAACACCGCGTCCTTCCTGGGGTACTTCTACGCCGAGGGGCTCCCCGTCACCGACGGCAACGGCAGGGCGGCCTTCAACACCCCCGCGCACGCCAGCCTGCTCGCGCAGTACGTGACGCTCTACCGCGGCGGCTACGTCCCCGAGGACGCCGTGCGCCGCGAGGCCTTCCAGCTCGCCACCGAACTGTACGCGCAAAACCGCGTCGCCATGATCATCGGCGGCCCGCAGGCCCTGACGCGCATCAAGGACACCAACCCCGCCCTGTACGCCAGGACGGTCGTCACGCAGGCCCCGCTCGGCAAGGCCGGCGTGCAGACCGGCGGCAGCATGGGCCTCGTGATTCCCAAGGCCAGCAAGAACCCGCAGGCCGCCGCGAAACTCGCCGCGTTCTTCACGAACAACGCCAACCAGCTGGCCTTCGCCCGGGTCGTGCCCGTGGTGCCCACCACCAAAGGCGCGCAGACCAGCACGCAGTTCAAGACCAGCGGCAGCGACCCCGTCGCCCGCGCCACCGCGCTCGTGGGCGCCTCGGGCCGCCTGATCAACCCCGGCTACCGCGCGCCGGGCAACAGCGACGACCTGTACAAGAACTTCAACGACAACATCGAGGCGGCGCTGCTGGGCAAGAAGACCGCGCAGCAGGCCCTGGCGGACGCCGCCACGTACTGGAACGCCAACCTGAAGAAGTAA
- a CDS encoding MurR/RpiR family transcriptional regulator — protein MSQTTTRPAQTPGAISRIRLHAHSLSPSLRQVADHVLRDADTVIHQTITELATSAGVGEATITRLCRKLDFAGFHAFKIALAADVAGRDTSSERPTDLGGHTARLVKQAKLTLEDTGRLLAPDAIEAVAEQLSRAPRVDLTGQGNSGMIAQLFAHRLLRLGITAQAFTDPHVAAVSISTLPRGGVVIGLTSSGSTIDTVQHLRLAQSHGHYTVAITHRASSPITRYASRVLFTSRQEDPLTDAVMDTLISQTLVLELLYTALLARRPEAAAMLRVTAESVVEKKY, from the coding sequence ATGAGTCAGACCACCACGCGCCCGGCCCAGACGCCGGGAGCCATCAGCCGCATCCGCCTGCACGCCCACAGCCTCTCCCCCTCCCTGAGACAGGTCGCCGATCACGTCCTGCGCGACGCCGACACCGTCATCCACCAGACCATCACCGAACTCGCCACCAGCGCCGGTGTCGGCGAGGCCACCATCACCCGGCTGTGCCGCAAACTGGACTTCGCGGGTTTCCACGCCTTCAAGATCGCCCTGGCCGCCGATGTCGCGGGCCGCGACACCAGCAGTGAACGACCCACCGACCTCGGCGGACACACCGCCCGGCTCGTCAAGCAGGCCAAACTGACCCTGGAAGACACCGGTCGCCTGCTGGCCCCCGACGCCATCGAGGCCGTCGCCGAGCAGCTGTCCCGCGCCCCGCGCGTCGACCTGACCGGGCAGGGCAACAGCGGCATGATCGCGCAGCTGTTCGCGCACCGCCTGCTGCGGCTGGGCATCACCGCGCAGGCCTTCACCGACCCGCACGTCGCGGCCGTGAGTATCTCCACCCTGCCCCGCGGCGGCGTCGTCATCGGCCTCACGAGTTCCGGCAGCACCATCGACACCGTGCAGCACCTGCGCCTCGCGCAGAGCCACGGGCACTACACGGTCGCCATCACGCACCGCGCCTCCTCCCCCATCACCCGCTACGCCAGCCGCGTGCTGTTCACCTCCCGGCAGGAAGACCCCCTGACCGACGCCGTCATGGACACCCTGATCAGCCAGACGCTGGTGCTGGAACTGCTGTACACCGCCCTGCTCGCCCGCCGCCCCGAGGCCGCCGCCATGCTGCGCGTCACGGCCGAAAGTGTGGTCGAGAAGAAGTACTGA
- a CDS encoding glycosyl hydrolase family 18 protein: MPKTALSVSALFALTLALGACGESPQVNPGLHAQATCTAWTEGPTYTAGQVVTYQGLTYTAIQTHTAYVGTNWNPKDTPSLWTGGGTCSGGDTTAPTVSVNSSAGTVTTASTITLTATASDNVGVTRVEFYDGATMIGTDTTSPYTQAVSLTAANNGTHSYTARAFDAAGNSRVSAAASVTVNIAGTGDTTAPTVSVTASPTTVTAAGNVTLSATASDNVGVTRVEFYQGATLLATDTAAPYSATEAVTSAQNGTRSYTARAFDAAGNSRVSAAASVTVNIGTTPPPGSGFKRVAYFAQWGIYGRNYQVKNIDTSGTAATLTHINYAFGNVYNAGGTYKCDMVTRAESGSGDGGDAYADYGKSFDAASSVDGVADVWNQPIKGNFNQLKKLKAKHPGLKTLISLGGWTWSRHFSAAASTDASRRALVSSCIDLYIKGNLPATPDASAGPGSAAGVFDGIDIDWEYPGGGGLAYNTVSAADRQNFTLLLQEFRRQLDAVRPGLLLTIAAPGGPDKIANQDPAGYRAAVDWINIMTYDFRGAWDATGPTNFHSNLYTDPNGPGSGPAKTYSVDTAVNAFLNAGMPASKIVIGVPFYGRGWTGVPGTNNGLYQGATGPARGTYEAGIEDYKVLKNAPGTVFRNATTGQMWKYDGTNFWSYDDEQVIAAKMAYVKSRGLGGAMAWSLDGDDANGTLAKAVANGLK, translated from the coding sequence ATGCCCAAGACTGCCCTGTCCGTCTCCGCCCTGTTCGCCCTGACCCTGGCCCTCGGCGCCTGCGGCGAATCCCCGCAGGTCAACCCCGGCCTCCACGCCCAGGCCACCTGCACCGCCTGGACCGAGGGCCCCACCTACACCGCCGGGCAGGTCGTGACCTACCAGGGCCTCACCTACACCGCCATCCAGACCCACACCGCCTACGTCGGCACGAACTGGAACCCGAAAGACACACCCAGCCTGTGGACGGGCGGCGGCACCTGCAGCGGCGGCGACACCACCGCCCCTACGGTCAGCGTCAACAGCAGTGCGGGCACCGTCACGACCGCCTCGACCATCACCCTGACCGCGACCGCCAGCGACAACGTCGGCGTGACCAGAGTCGAGTTCTACGACGGCGCGACCATGATCGGCACCGACACCACCTCCCCCTACACGCAGGCCGTCTCGCTGACCGCCGCGAACAACGGCACCCACAGTTACACCGCCAGGGCATTCGACGCCGCAGGGAACAGCCGGGTCAGCGCCGCCGCCAGTGTCACCGTGAACATCGCGGGCACTGGCGACACGACCGCGCCCACCGTGAGCGTCACGGCCAGCCCCACCACCGTCACCGCCGCCGGGAACGTGACCCTCAGCGCCACCGCCAGCGACAACGTCGGCGTGACCAGGGTCGAGTTCTACCAGGGCGCCACCCTGCTCGCCACCGACACTGCCGCGCCCTACAGCGCCACTGAGGCCGTCACCAGCGCCCAGAACGGCACGCGCAGCTACACCGCCAGGGCCTTCGACGCCGCCGGGAACAGCCGGGTCAGCGCCGCCGCCTCCGTGACCGTGAACATCGGCACCACTCCGCCCCCCGGCAGCGGCTTCAAGCGCGTGGCGTACTTCGCGCAGTGGGGCATCTACGGCCGCAACTACCAGGTGAAGAACATCGACACCAGCGGCACGGCCGCCACCCTCACACACATCAATTACGCCTTCGGCAACGTGTACAACGCGGGCGGCACGTACAAGTGCGACATGGTCACCCGCGCCGAGAGCGGCAGTGGCGACGGCGGCGACGCCTACGCCGACTACGGCAAGAGCTTCGACGCCGCCAGCAGCGTCGATGGCGTCGCCGACGTGTGGAACCAGCCCATCAAGGGCAACTTCAACCAGCTGAAAAAACTCAAGGCCAAACACCCGGGCCTGAAGACCCTGATCTCCCTGGGCGGCTGGACCTGGAGCCGCCACTTCAGCGCCGCCGCCAGCACCGACGCGTCCCGCAGGGCGCTGGTCAGTTCCTGCATCGACCTGTACATCAAGGGGAACCTCCCCGCCACACCCGACGCCTCGGCCGGCCCGGGGTCCGCCGCCGGCGTGTTCGACGGCATCGACATCGACTGGGAATACCCCGGCGGCGGCGGACTCGCCTACAACACCGTCAGTGCCGCCGACCGGCAGAACTTCACGTTGCTGCTGCAGGAATTCCGCCGTCAGCTCGACGCGGTGCGCCCCGGACTGCTGCTGACCATTGCCGCGCCCGGCGGCCCCGACAAGATCGCCAACCAGGACCCCGCCGGATACAGGGCCGCCGTCGACTGGATCAACATCATGACCTACGACTTCCGCGGCGCGTGGGACGCCACTGGCCCCACCAACTTCCACAGCAACCTGTACACCGACCCCAATGGCCCCGGCAGCGGCCCCGCCAAGACCTACTCGGTGGACACGGCCGTGAACGCCTTCCTGAACGCCGGCATGCCCGCCAGCAAGATCGTGATCGGCGTGCCCTTCTACGGGCGCGGCTGGACCGGCGTGCCCGGCACGAACAACGGCCTGTATCAGGGTGCCACCGGCCCGGCGCGCGGCACATACGAGGCGGGCATCGAGGACTACAAGGTGCTGAAGAACGCCCCGGGCACCGTGTTCCGCAACGCCACCACCGGGCAGATGTGGAAGTACGACGGCACGAACTTCTGGAGTTACGACGACGAGCAGGTCATCGCCGCGAAGATGGCGTACGTCAAGAGCAGGGGCCTGGGCGGCGCGATGGCCTGGTCCCTCGACGGGGACGATGCCAACGGCACCCTGGCGAAGGCCGTCGCCAACGGACTGAAATAG
- the nagA gene encoding N-acetylglucosamine-6-phosphate deacetylase, which translates to MTTIATDPVVLRGQLLLPQGLTPGQLTVHDGKIAEITMDPGIREDTLILPGFVDTHVHGGGGGDTMDGPGGLARMARLHARHGTTTLLPTTITNPWDTVLSALQAVADVTRHPVPGGADMPGAHLEGPFISPQRLGAQPPFTLDPTPERLDEILKLGVVRAVTIAPELTGATAAAARLARAGVRVGVGHTRADADTVLAFLTVVHASGGQGAATHLFNAMGGVEGRSPGPAGALMSDPLATLEIILDGVHVHDAAFRLARAAAPERVMLITDAMRATGLGDGHSELGGQAVTVRGSRATLPDGTLAGSVLTMDEALRRAVAAGVPLHEASRMASLTPARSVGLRDRGELRVGLRADLTVLDDTLRVQDVWVAGQRITSGAAEGSVEGRV; encoded by the coding sequence GTGACGACCATCGCGACTGATCCCGTGGTCCTGCGCGGGCAACTGCTGCTCCCGCAGGGCCTGACCCCCGGCCAGCTCACCGTGCACGACGGCAAGATCGCGGAGATCACCATGGACCCCGGCATCAGGGAGGACACGCTGATCCTGCCGGGCTTCGTGGACACGCACGTCCACGGCGGTGGCGGCGGGGACACCATGGACGGCCCCGGCGGCCTGGCCCGGATGGCCCGGCTGCACGCGAGGCACGGCACGACCACGCTGCTCCCCACGACCATCACGAACCCCTGGGATACGGTCCTGAGCGCCCTGCAGGCCGTGGCGGACGTCACGCGCCACCCGGTTCCCGGCGGGGCCGACATGCCCGGCGCGCACCTCGAAGGCCCGTTCATCAGTCCGCAGCGTCTCGGGGCGCAGCCGCCCTTCACGCTCGACCCCACACCTGAACGCCTGGACGAGATCCTGAAGCTGGGCGTCGTGCGTGCCGTGACGATCGCGCCGGAACTCACCGGCGCCACGGCGGCCGCCGCGCGCCTGGCACGGGCCGGTGTGCGGGTCGGCGTGGGTCACACCCGCGCCGATGCGGACACGGTCCTGGCATTCCTGACCGTCGTGCATGCCAGTGGCGGGCAGGGCGCCGCCACGCACCTGTTCAACGCGATGGGGGGCGTCGAGGGCCGGTCGCCCGGCCCGGCCGGCGCCCTCATGAGTGACCCGCTGGCGACGCTGGAAATCATCCTGGACGGCGTCCACGTTCACGACGCGGCGTTCCGACTGGCGCGCGCCGCCGCGCCGGAACGCGTGATGCTGATCACGGACGCCATGCGTGCCACCGGACTCGGGGACGGGCACAGCGAACTCGGCGGTCAGGCGGTCACCGTGCGCGGCTCGCGCGCCACGCTGCCTGACGGCACGCTGGCGGGCAGCGTCCTGACCATGGACGAGGCGCTTCGCCGCGCCGTGGCCGCCGGGGTGCCCCTGCACGAGGCGAGCCGGATGGCGAGCCTGACCCCGGCCCGCTCGGTCGGCCTGCGTGACCGGGGCGAACTGCGCGTCGGGCTGCGGGCCGACCTGACCGTCCTCGACGACACGCTGCGGGTGCAGGACGTCTGGGTCGCCGGGCAGCGGATCACGTCCGGAGCGGCTGAAGGGAGCGTCGAGGGGCGGGTCTGA
- a CDS encoding HAMP domain-containing sensor histidine kinase: MKLRLRLTLAYGALFAAVLTVLSVTGYVALIREQFLTLDRVLVTTARLVESGILRSGRSYALDADTAPPSRDGIVIVLRSYAPDGTLAQRSPNDPGLPVTPPWAPLLTPARAAFWDAVPLPDWFAPREIEGDRQAFGTLGAGGERWRRYVVQLRRGDRTAGYVEALTPLARADDTARAATRLLLIVLTCTVTGVLGVTWVVAGAVLRPVTALTRAARAVAGSRDLTQRVQPGPPDELGQLSVTFNDMLGRLQRAWASQQRFVEDASHELRAPMTVLRGNLDLLRQYPQMDPDERAEVIADMDRETWRLTRMIEDLLLLAQREQDAPLPQRGVSLRGVAQAAVQDAQKLSPSHDLILHLDPPDDPLTVPGHRDQLQQLLLILLDNAVKYSPGGTRVTLRAQALRDAVQVDVEDQGGGVAPADLPYIFDRFYRADPARQRRGGTGLGLAIAQLIASRHGAALFVHRTGVDGTVFRVTFPLGTWSPPDPEA, translated from the coding sequence GTGAAGCTGCGCCTGCGCCTCACCCTGGCCTACGGCGCGCTGTTCGCGGCCGTCCTGACGGTCCTGAGCGTCACCGGGTACGTGGCGCTGATCCGCGAGCAGTTCCTGACGCTCGACCGGGTGCTCGTCACGACCGCCCGACTGGTCGAATCCGGCATTCTCCGCTCGGGCCGGTCGTACGCGCTGGACGCCGACACCGCCCCGCCCAGCCGCGACGGGATCGTGATCGTGCTGCGCAGCTACGCGCCGGACGGCACGCTCGCGCAGCGTTCACCGAACGATCCGGGCCTGCCGGTCACGCCACCCTGGGCGCCGCTGCTCACCCCGGCCAGGGCCGCGTTCTGGGACGCCGTTCCCCTGCCCGACTGGTTCGCCCCGCGCGAGATCGAGGGGGACCGCCAGGCCTTCGGGACCCTGGGCGCCGGTGGGGAACGCTGGCGACGGTACGTCGTGCAGCTCCGGCGCGGAGACCGGACCGCCGGGTACGTGGAGGCCCTGACCCCGCTGGCGCGGGCGGACGACACGGCCCGCGCCGCGACCCGCCTCCTGCTGATCGTGCTGACCTGCACGGTCACCGGCGTCCTGGGCGTCACCTGGGTGGTGGCCGGGGCGGTCCTGCGGCCCGTGACGGCGCTGACCCGCGCCGCGCGGGCTGTGGCCGGCAGCCGCGACCTCACGCAGCGCGTGCAGCCCGGCCCGCCGGACGAACTGGGCCAGCTCAGCGTCACGTTCAACGACATGCTCGGCCGCCTGCAGCGCGCCTGGGCGTCCCAGCAGCGGTTCGTGGAGGACGCCAGTCACGAACTGCGCGCGCCGATGACTGTCCTGCGCGGCAACCTCGACCTGCTGCGCCAGTACCCGCAGATGGACCCCGACGAGCGCGCCGAGGTGATCGCCGACATGGACCGCGAGACGTGGCGGCTGACCCGGATGATCGAGGACCTGCTGCTGCTCGCCCAGCGGGAACAGGACGCGCCCCTCCCGCAGCGGGGCGTGTCCCTGCGCGGGGTCGCGCAGGCCGCCGTGCAGGACGCGCAGAAACTGAGCCCGTCGCACGACCTGATCCTGCACCTCGACCCGCCGGATGACCCGCTGACCGTGCCGGGTCACCGCGATCAGCTGCAGCAACTCCTGCTGATCCTGCTCGACAACGCCGTCAAGTACAGCCCCGGGGGCACGCGTGTCACCCTGCGCGCTCAGGCCCTGAGGGACGCGGTGCAGGTCGACGTCGAGGACCAGGGCGGCGGCGTCGCCCCCGCAGACCTGCCCTATATCTTCGACCGATTCTACCGCGCCGACCCCGCCCGGCAGCGGCGTGGCGGCACCGGCCTGGGTCTCGCGATCGCGCAGTTGATCGCCAGTCGGCACGGCGCCGCGCTGTTCGTCCACCGGACCGGCGTGGACGGCACCGTGTTCCGCGTGACCTTCCCCCTCGGGACATGGTCACCGCCGGACCCGGAGGCGTGA
- a CDS encoding winged helix-turn-helix domain-containing protein, which yields MKVLRQKLEQSGGERLIHTVRGAGYVLRAP from the coding sequence GTGAAGGTCCTGCGGCAGAAACTCGAGCAGTCCGGCGGCGAGCGGCTGATCCACACCGTCCGCGGGGCCGGGTACGTGCTGCGCGCCCCGTGA
- a CDS encoding RNA-guided endonuclease TnpB family protein gives MKATLTAKLKLHHTREQKAALDAVTLAYRDALNYTSHQAFEMNKTSNAAMIQKEVYATLRERFGLGAQMACSVPRKVAAVYKTLWTRVKQAAAKRAANPKARRYKGLDHAPKFVSRTLSYQYGRDYSFKTGQQVSISTLAGRLVLPYEGYRKHLDWIADGAQIGAAQLWYDKRKQQYFLLVALEIELPDPEPVTHQQVVGVDVGMRYFAVASNLSGKAFFKSGKETLRMAERFQKARKSLQQKGTRSAVRRLVALSGRERRFIADVNSSLASAILKTYPHALIGVEELTGVRDRTERRSRSTSSEKTRKANRRRARWSYAELLGFLAYKAPLLGSTVVKVDAHYTSQTCPKCGHCSRDNRPRKGLVFVCEGCGYQLHADLVGARNVGLRALLVRQDWMSTGRLSCAPDVSDAETKAARLSRYAELRWSPDTSPRL, from the coding sequence GTGAAAGCTACGCTGACCGCCAAGCTGAAGCTGCACCACACCAGGGAGCAAAAAGCTGCCCTGGACGCGGTGACGCTGGCCTACCGGGACGCGCTGAACTACACCTCACACCAGGCGTTCGAGATGAACAAAACCTCCAACGCCGCCATGATTCAGAAAGAGGTCTACGCTACCCTCCGAGAACGCTTCGGGCTCGGTGCTCAGATGGCCTGCTCGGTCCCCCGGAAGGTCGCAGCCGTCTACAAGACCCTCTGGACCCGCGTCAAACAGGCCGCCGCAAAGCGGGCAGCGAACCCCAAAGCCCGCCGGTACAAGGGACTTGACCACGCACCGAAGTTCGTGAGCCGTACGCTGTCCTACCAGTACGGGCGTGACTACTCCTTCAAGACCGGCCAGCAGGTCAGCATTTCCACGCTGGCGGGCCGTCTGGTGCTGCCTTACGAGGGCTACCGGAAGCATCTGGACTGGATCGCTGATGGTGCCCAGATCGGCGCCGCACAACTCTGGTATGACAAGCGGAAGCAGCAGTATTTCCTGCTCGTCGCGTTGGAGATCGAACTTCCAGACCCTGAACCCGTGACACACCAGCAGGTGGTGGGCGTGGACGTGGGGATGCGGTATTTCGCGGTCGCATCGAATCTCTCAGGGAAAGCGTTCTTCAAGTCGGGGAAGGAAACGCTCCGCATGGCGGAGCGTTTCCAGAAGGCCCGCAAGTCGCTTCAGCAGAAAGGCACCCGTTCCGCAGTCCGCCGTCTGGTGGCGCTGTCGGGAAGGGAAAGACGGTTCATTGCTGACGTCAACTCTTCTCTCGCTTCTGCAATTCTCAAGACCTACCCCCATGCCTTGATCGGTGTCGAGGAACTGACCGGAGTTCGTGACCGTACCGAAAGACGCTCGCGCTCCACCAGTTCCGAAAAGACCCGTAAGGCCAATCGTCGCCGTGCGAGGTGGAGTTACGCCGAGTTGCTGGGGTTCCTGGCGTACAAGGCGCCGCTCCTGGGCAGTACGGTGGTGAAGGTGGACGCGCACTACACCTCGCAGACCTGCCCGAAGTGTGGGCATTGCAGCCGCGACAACCGCCCACGGAAGGGGTTGGTGTTCGTCTGTGAAGGGTGCGGGTACCAGTTGCACGCGGATCTGGTGGGGGCCAGGAATGTGGGACTCAGGGCATTGCTTGTCCGGCAGGACTGGATGAGCACGGGGCGGTTGTCATGCGCCCCTGATGTGTCGGACGCTGAAACCAAAGCGGCTCGCCTTTCGAGGTACGCCGAGTTGCGGTGGAGTCCAGACACAAGCCCCCGCCTTTAG
- a CDS encoding response regulator transcription factor, with protein sequence MSRPNILVIEDDPGIRRLLQRGLTFEGFDVGVAEDGPAGLDAALTGAPDLILLDVMLPGLSGLNVVRALREQGRDTPVILLTARTYPEHQIDGFSAGADDYVTKPFPMDVLTARVRAHLRRRAQDTPQSLSVADVTLYPTQHRVTRGGADVTLTAQEFRVLQVFMTSPGHVLSKSVLLDRAWGDTFLGDPSTVETYVMTPRLKAGACVWTPPQLGVPRKASRFGFSVRHIRGA encoded by the coding sequence GTGAGCAGACCGAACATCCTCGTGATAGAGGACGATCCCGGCATCCGGCGCCTGCTGCAGCGAGGACTGACCTTCGAGGGCTTCGACGTCGGCGTCGCCGAGGACGGCCCGGCCGGCCTGGACGCCGCCCTGACCGGCGCGCCCGACCTGATCCTGCTGGACGTCATGCTGCCCGGACTGTCCGGCCTGAACGTCGTCCGCGCCCTGCGTGAACAGGGCCGCGACACGCCGGTCATCCTGCTGACGGCCCGCACGTACCCCGAACATCAGATCGACGGGTTCAGCGCCGGCGCGGACGACTACGTCACCAAACCCTTCCCGATGGACGTCCTGACTGCGCGGGTCCGCGCGCACCTGCGCCGCCGCGCGCAGGACACCCCACAGTCGCTCAGCGTGGCCGACGTGACCCTCTACCCCACCCAGCACCGCGTGACGCGCGGAGGGGCCGACGTGACCCTCACCGCGCAGGAATTCCGGGTGCTGCAGGTGTTCATGACCTCCCCCGGACATGTGCTGTCCAAGTCGGTGCTGCTGGACCGGGCGTGGGGAGACACGTTCCTGGGTGACCCCAGCACCGTCGAGACGTACGTCATGACCCCACGCCTAAAGGCGGGGGCTTGTGTCTGGACTCCACCGCAACTCGGCGTACCTCGAAAGGCGAGCCGCTTTGGTTTCAGCGTCCGACACATCAGGGGCGCATGA